In the Engraulis encrasicolus isolate BLACKSEA-1 unplaced genomic scaffold, IST_EnEncr_1.0 scaffold_477_np1212, whole genome shotgun sequence genome, aaaaaaaaaaaacgtttcgaACGTTTGGTCAAAATTGATGAAACTTTGAGAACTTGACTGTTACGTTCTGGAACTTGATTTTCATGTGACCAGTTTTGAAGAGggcttcagtaggcctatgtcaggtGTGCGCCCACCAGTTGTTCTTACCATTACCACTAGTAGCCAAGGCTAACTTTTACCATTAGTACCTGCCACCACTCATTGGAATGCACAGTTGAACTAAAACATAAATCGTCAATTATAAAATCCTCAATGATATACAATTTGATTGGTAGGCTTCTATGTATGCCTAAtcctaaactagaaatgcactgacAGAACAtcgaacatttgactatgttaaccCCTATTTTTTCCCCCGAGTCTGTCTGTCTTgtatttgtggagttagaaactggaatgtcaaaattagccctatcccgcaatggtgacaattcttttaaaaaattcctggatccggatcgtgatccaacaactccacaaaatttcatccagaTCTGTCCATAACTTTTCgagttatcctgttgacagacagacagacagacagacacacagacaaactaacgcgactgaaaacataagcTCCTTAGTGGAGGTAATTCAACCCACAACAGACTGCCTGTCTGCAATATTATGACAGAGGGCAGCTGATAGCTAGTTTAGGCATCAACCAGGAGAGAACACCAGTGTCCCCCTTCTGGCATGTGATGATCACTTCCATAAGGCCATCTTGACATACAGAAATTTGGTTTTAGGAGGAAGGGAGTTCAAACTGGTAACTGTGACTAGATTATCTTGTGCAGTCCCTCACTCGGGGCTCAAACCAGCAGCCTTCCAGCCCAGCTCCAAtttggcatgggaggcacaggtaCGATGCCATTGAGATAaaggcctagcctgattatcatagactggtgtcactaggagggcgcagcctggctaataAAGGCCTAGGCCGATTGCTCAGCCCTACCCCATGAGACTTCAGGAGGAAGGTATACAATCCTTCTACCACCAAGCTCCGctggttggcatccgttacacaagCACAAATGACATACTGGGTGTGAGAACAAGGTCTTTATTAATAATAACATATTACATGGGTGCATCTGTTTACTGAGCGGGACATGGCTGCAGGGTCTGCAGCTGGTTCTCATACAGCTTCTCGTCTCCACAGAACACAAACCTgttgagagaaaagagaagaacacattttattttgttttatttgtctgcccgtggtgtgtgtgtgtgtgtgtgtgtgtgtgtgtgtgtgtgtgtgtgtgtgtgtgtgtgtgtgtgtgtgtgtgtgtgtgtgtgtgtgtgtgtgtgtgtgtgtgtgtgactgattctgATAACCAACcagtgaacacagacacagaacacaaGGCAACCAATAAGACCAAAGATGGAGGCTCAGCCAGCCAATGAGAGTGGACGTACATCTTGTTGTCCCGGAATCTGGTCACTTCGATGCGAGAGGCTCCGAATTTGGCCAGAGGGTTGACATGGTAGTCGTCCCAGACGAACTTGACATGTGTTATCTCGCCGACGTCCACCTTAGTCTTAATGTCGTTCGCGTAACTCTTGCCTGGCGTCACGGTACCACTGACACCACAGAAAAAGTACAGAAAACCCTCGTTAAATAGACTACCAATGATTGTTACCTTTATTTTTTAGAACATTGACTGCCACACGACTTTTGGAATTTACTACTGACACAAAcaaaattaaagccgcaagcggcgatgacgggccctcgcacctacgttgcAGGGCCGGGGCATATTGCCAGCGCCCCATCAccattttttgtttgtctaaGCCAGATACACAAAACTTACTTTCAAGCAGCAtgtattatatgcatacatgtgtgcgttttaaaatgccaaaaaagtccaaatgtctcacttcctgttgggcgtggccatatcgttgtatggactttattgtgcgccttagtgagatacacaacttaaaaaaactcccgagtctgtatcTGAacgtagatgttggccccgccccttaatgtgtttgggggcgtggcctcaatttcaggcatatacaaaagtaagtattcattatatgcatacatgtgtgcgtttgcacggttttaaaacactccaaactgaaatggtggccaacttcctgttttaaaatgacaaaaaagtcaaaatatgtcacttcctgttgggcgtggccatatcgttgcatggactttattgtgcgccttagtgagatacacaactttaagaaactcccgagtctgtagctcaaagtagaggttggccccgcccctaaacttcctgttgggcgtggccatatcgttgtatggactttattatgcgccttagtgagatacacaccttaaaaaaactcccgagtctgtagctcaaagtatatgttggcCCCGGCCCTAAACgcatttgggggcgtggcctcgtacccgCGCTCCATCAGGGGTTAAGATTCTGCGTCTGAGTAGTGGTGGGAATCTCCAATGTGTttaccaagtggcgtaagtgtccgACCACCGGAAGAACCCAATTTATATACCCAAATTCATAGAGCCGCCATCTTGTCAAATTACGAGATATCAAAAATTCCTTTGCAATATATTATCGTCAATGCCTTGAGGTCATGTCCACCgaatatgaagtcaatacgatgtacggtgtaggacaagtacgttAAAGTC is a window encoding:
- the LOC134444221 gene encoding pancreatic triacylglycerol lipase-like produces the protein YDYHVNVTIDGAMTNPAYFKVALYGESTNTIQYRIYIGTVTPGKSYANDIKTKVDVGEITHVKFVWDDYHVNPLAKFGASRIEVTRFRDNKMFVFCGDEKLYENQLQTLQPCPAQ